One region of Chryseobacterium sp. SORGH_AS_0447 genomic DNA includes:
- a CDS encoding O-antigen polymerase — protein MKYFYFFSSLFFALIPISQNIRGFHLGVDISYCIIVCWSLLAIFFSDRPSFSMYKIYYTFVLFFFGIAPYIQYSNAVKMWGGLVTFRSEDYFFTNVVILFIMTLFEFFYKGLSKTKQKLIKGHANLPEFKSYQIKLKTKLLLLIFSVASFAFTLILFNGNIAAMFYRGGMLDEQIEFNPLSQIVFNICRPFSLIVFMVYYNNVKRLDIFSIIFLAIGLLANFPTGFARYNAAALYIPFTLVVFPFFRKGARFNILMIFGLLIVFPFLDNFRYAIDEDFGGFNLSYAMFEEGHFDTYSSLMRVMKFDIITYGRQLLGVIFVWVPRSLWSNKPIGSGAFMSKQLDLNLDNISMNFFAEGYINFGFFGILLFVLFLSYFCAKLDNIYSTYSRAGRFYNKHFEVFYFIFTGFLIFILRGDLLSAFAYVCGYSVSFYIVYKIIMRNEHKVRRVKKLVIW, from the coding sequence ATGAAGTATTTTTATTTTTTTTCATCATTGTTTTTCGCATTAATTCCTATTAGCCAAAATATTAGAGGTTTTCATCTAGGAGTTGATATTTCTTACTGTATTATTGTTTGCTGGAGTTTGTTAGCGATATTTTTTAGTGATAGACCTTCTTTTAGCATGTACAAAATCTACTACACATTTGTTTTATTCTTTTTTGGTATAGCACCCTACATACAATATTCAAATGCGGTAAAAATGTGGGGCGGCTTGGTAACTTTTAGGAGTGAAGACTATTTTTTTACAAACGTTGTCATTTTATTTATTATGACACTTTTCGAATTTTTTTATAAGGGTTTATCAAAAACCAAACAAAAGTTGATAAAAGGTCATGCAAATTTACCTGAGTTTAAAAGTTATCAAATTAAGTTGAAAACCAAATTATTATTACTAATATTTTCGGTAGCTTCATTCGCTTTTACTTTGATACTATTTAATGGAAACATTGCTGCAATGTTTTACAGAGGAGGTATGTTAGATGAACAGATAGAATTCAACCCATTAAGTCAAATAGTATTCAATATCTGTAGACCATTCTCACTTATTGTTTTTATGGTATACTATAACAATGTAAAAAGACTTGACATTTTTTCGATTATTTTTTTGGCAATAGGTCTGCTTGCTAATTTTCCAACAGGTTTTGCTAGATACAATGCTGCTGCACTTTACATACCTTTCACACTAGTTGTTTTTCCCTTTTTTAGGAAAGGAGCACGTTTCAACATATTGATGATATTTGGATTGCTAATTGTTTTTCCATTTTTAGATAACTTCCGATATGCGATTGATGAAGATTTTGGTGGTTTTAATTTAAGTTATGCTATGTTCGAAGAAGGGCATTTTGATACATACTCAAGCCTTATGCGAGTGATGAAGTTTGATATAATAACTTATGGTCGTCAATTACTAGGCGTTATTTTCGTGTGGGTTCCAAGATCTTTGTGGTCAAATAAGCCAATTGGTTCTGGAGCATTTATGTCTAAACAATTAGATTTGAATTTAGATAATATTTCAATGAATTTCTTTGCTGAAGGGTATATTAATTTTGGATTTTTTGGAATATTGCTTTTCGTATTATTTCTATCTTATTTCTGTGCTAAGCTAGACAACATTTATTCTACTTATTCAAGAGCTGGACGTTTTTATAATAAACATTTCGAGGTTTTCTATTTTATTTTTACAGGATTTTTAATCTTTATCTTAAGGGGTGATCTATTGTCGGCTTTTGCTTATGTTTGCGGTTATTCTGTTTCATTTTATATTGTATATAAAATTATTATGAGAAATGAGCATAAGGTAAGAAGAGTCAAAAAATTGGTAATTTGGTAG
- a CDS encoding lipopolysaccharide biosynthesis protein, whose translation MSLKEQAIKGAIWTYIQQFGTQIVNFVVSIFLARMLIPEEFGLIGMIAIFMGIGNTLFDGGMTSSLIRSDNLENSDYSTVFIFNLVVSIGVYCIVFFSAPLIAEFYKQPSLTKITRFYCLSFIFSSFGSVQNTMLTKTMNFKKQALLSVPAIVLGSTVALVMAKQGYGVWSLVGLTLVNTFVLSCFLWITSSWKPTLVFSLVKFKKHFKYGYKLTLSGILDIVFTNIYQIVIGRFFTPTTVGYYTRANQLMMMPIGNISTALNKVAFPIFAQLQNDEMRLRDAYKRIMLLVLYIINPITVLMLVLAEPITVLLFTKKWLPMVPIFQVICLSGLLYPLHLYNLLILQVKGRSDLFLRLEIIKKVLLTIIIIISFYYGLYGLLWGQLFFSIIALFINTYFAGKMIGYSTQNQLLDMLPLYILITFVGSTIYLIDTYIFNNFTDIIRLALSLVSGLTLYVGLSYLFKVSCLSELKNIVLRK comes from the coding sequence TTGATACCAGAGGAATTTGGTCTGATAGGTATGATTGCTATTTTTATGGGTATAGGAAATACACTGTTCGATGGAGGTATGACGAGCTCTCTGATTCGTAGTGATAACTTAGAAAACTCTGATTACTCAACTGTATTTATTTTTAACTTAGTAGTAAGCATAGGTGTATACTGTATAGTATTTTTTTCAGCACCTTTGATTGCAGAATTTTATAAACAACCATCTTTAACAAAAATTACACGTTTTTATTGTTTATCTTTTATATTTTCTTCATTTGGTTCTGTACAAAATACAATGTTAACAAAAACGATGAATTTTAAAAAACAAGCATTATTAAGTGTGCCAGCAATTGTATTAGGGAGTACCGTAGCATTAGTGATGGCTAAGCAAGGCTATGGTGTTTGGAGTTTAGTTGGTTTAACATTAGTAAACACTTTTGTATTAAGTTGCTTTTTATGGATTACATCATCTTGGAAACCAACCCTAGTATTTTCCTTAGTTAAGTTTAAAAAACACTTTAAGTACGGTTATAAACTAACTTTGTCGGGAATCTTGGATATTGTGTTTACAAATATATATCAAATTGTGATTGGTCGTTTTTTTACACCTACTACCGTTGGATATTATACAAGAGCTAATCAATTAATGATGATGCCTATTGGTAATATTTCGACTGCTTTAAATAAAGTTGCATTTCCCATATTTGCTCAGTTACAGAATGATGAAATGAGATTGCGAGATGCTTATAAAAGAATCATGCTATTAGTTCTATATATAATTAATCCAATAACTGTATTAATGCTTGTTTTGGCTGAACCAATAACAGTTTTACTATTTACCAAAAAATGGTTGCCGATGGTTCCAATATTTCAAGTAATTTGTTTATCGGGTTTATTGTATCCATTACATCTGTATAATTTGTTAATTTTACAGGTAAAAGGAAGAAGTGATTTGTTTTTAAGACTTGAAATTATTAAAAAAGTATTGTTAACCATTATTATTATTATAAGTTTCTATTACGGATTATATGGTCTGCTGTGGGGACAACTATTTTTTTCTATAATTGCTTTGTTTATCAATACATATTTTGCAGGTAAAATGATTGGGTATAGTACACAAAACCAATTATTGGATATGTTACCTTTATATATATTGATTACGTTTGTGGGGTCTACTATTTATCTAATAGATACTTATATTTTTAATAATTTTACAGATATTATACGTCTTGCATTAAGTTTAGTTAGTGGTCTCACTTTATATGTAGGACTGTCATATCTATTTAAAGTATCTTGTTTATCAGAATTAAAAAATATTGTTTTAAGAAAATGA
- a CDS encoding GNAT family N-acetyltransferase — MDIISIRALKESDALTSYKWRNDPEIWKYTGSKPNSIITEDIELSWIRKVLIDETSRRFAILYNNKYVGNVQLTDINSIDAEFHIFIGEKENWGKGISNEATKQILFYAKEELKLSRVYLKVNKNNLGAVKSYERNGFYLVRNELDTLFMEKEL, encoded by the coding sequence GTGGATATAATTTCTATTAGAGCTCTAAAAGAGAGTGATGCTTTGACTTCCTACAAATGGAGAAATGATCCTGAAATTTGGAAGTATACAGGATCAAAACCTAATTCTATTATAACAGAAGATATTGAGTTAAGTTGGATTAGAAAAGTACTAATTGATGAGACGAGTAGACGATTTGCAATTTTATATAATAATAAATATGTTGGGAATGTACAGTTAACAGATATAAATTCTATAGATGCAGAATTTCATATATTTATAGGAGAAAAAGAAAATTGGGGGAAAGGTATTTCTAACGAGGCTACTAAGCAAATTCTTTTTTATGCAAAAGAAGAATTAAAGTTATCGCGAGTTTATCTAAAAGTTAATAAGAATAATTTAGGTGCTGTAAAATCCTATGAAAGAAATGGATTTTATCTTGTTCGGAATGAATTAGATACCCTTTTTATGGAAAAGGAATTATAA
- a CDS encoding EpsG family protein: MLTTCTITEKKKSLIIFSAFFLFTSLRYGVGWDYFEYKDFITSGETEKFEFLSRLVLNIGYYADFYPLPFAIFSFLILIYTKIVIDRYSENITISWIAFFSIPFLFSASLSTIRQALASSLLLYSFTFAYTKKYLKFLLVILTAYLFHSSGIFGLLIYPIVRWKATRNFLLLLFISSFMMSSILQHVIFSFSFYNNFDTRILIYLRNSDDAKQGIYMPFLFYFLTLFNIYFYKDLVRFKPINSIFISLSTFGVFLYNILEFEPHSAFRIGGMFMSFWILIFPSYPKISKLLVFHKFMVSSALLLIFAFLINSHIKAYLSGTLEKISFIPYDFWLLHLND, translated from the coding sequence ATGCTGACCACATGTACAATTACCGAAAAAAAGAAAAGTTTAATCATCTTTTCAGCATTTTTCCTGTTTACATCTTTAAGATATGGTGTAGGTTGGGATTATTTTGAATATAAAGATTTTATAACGAGTGGTGAAACGGAAAAATTTGAGTTTCTTAGTAGATTAGTTCTTAATATAGGGTACTATGCTGATTTTTATCCGCTACCTTTTGCCATCTTTTCTTTTTTGATTTTGATATATACAAAAATTGTAATTGATAGATATTCGGAAAATATAACGATATCTTGGATTGCTTTTTTTTCAATACCTTTTCTTTTTTCGGCATCTCTTTCAACAATTAGACAAGCTTTAGCCTCTAGTCTTCTATTATATAGTTTTACTTTTGCGTACACGAAAAAATATCTCAAATTTCTTCTTGTAATTTTAACTGCTTATCTTTTTCATTCCTCTGGGATTTTTGGATTATTAATATATCCAATAGTTCGTTGGAAAGCTACTCGCAATTTCTTATTACTCTTATTTATATCGTCTTTTATGATGTCAAGTATATTACAACATGTAATTTTTTCATTCTCTTTCTACAATAACTTTGATACAAGGATTTTAATCTATCTAAGAAATTCTGATGATGCAAAGCAGGGTATATATATGCCTTTTTTATTTTACTTTTTAACTCTATTCAATATATATTTTTACAAAGATCTCGTTCGGTTCAAGCCAATAAACTCAATTTTTATATCATTATCAACATTTGGAGTGTTTTTATATAATATTTTAGAATTTGAACCACATTCAGCATTTAGAATTGGTGGAATGTTTATGTCTTTTTGGATACTAATTTTTCCATCTTATCCAAAGATTTCTAAGCTCCTTGTATTTCATAAGTTTATGGTTAGTTCAGCATTATTACTTATCTTTGCATTTTTAATAAACTCTCATATAAAAGCATACTTAAGCGGGACACTTGAGAAAATTTCTTTTATACCGTATGATTTTTGGTTATTACACCTCAACGATTAA
- a CDS encoding DegT/DnrJ/EryC1/StrS aminotransferase family protein, translating into MIPVTKPFLPPMEEYTKLLEGVWKRQWLTNMGPLASDLEIRLKEYLNINHLIFVTNGTIALQMAIKALDLTGEIITTPFSFVATTSTIVWEGCTPVFVDIDKDSLCIDPTKIEEAITDKTQAILATHVYGNPCDVDAIDKIAKKYNLKVIYDGAHAFGVKINGKSVFEFGDITTCSLHATKLFHTVEGGFATTNDPELLKKMASIRNFGISGPESFDNLGINGKNSEFHAAMGLVNLRHIDYILERRKDLATYYDKKLINVKAVKPKWNNSATENYPYYVILLESEELLLKIKKGLDDNEIFTRRYFYPSLANTLPYLKTVDLQVTDSIAKRALCLPFYVDLTEEEIDLIARLILRYQNN; encoded by the coding sequence ATGATTCCAGTAACAAAACCTTTTTTACCTCCTATGGAGGAATATACCAAACTTTTAGAAGGAGTTTGGAAACGCCAGTGGTTAACAAACATGGGACCGTTAGCTAGTGATTTAGAAATAAGATTAAAAGAATATCTAAATATCAATCATTTAATCTTTGTTACAAATGGGACAATTGCATTACAAATGGCAATAAAGGCGTTAGATTTAACCGGTGAAATAATTACGACACCATTTTCATTTGTTGCTACAACAAGTACTATAGTTTGGGAAGGATGTACTCCAGTATTTGTAGATATTGATAAAGATTCTTTATGTATTGATCCAACAAAAATTGAAGAGGCTATTACAGACAAAACGCAAGCTATTTTAGCAACCCATGTATATGGAAATCCATGTGATGTAGATGCTATTGATAAGATTGCTAAAAAATATAACTTAAAAGTAATTTATGATGGGGCGCATGCTTTTGGAGTGAAAATTAATGGAAAGTCAGTTTTTGAATTTGGTGATATTACAACTTGCTCCTTACATGCAACCAAATTATTTCATACTGTTGAAGGAGGCTTCGCTACAACAAATGATCCTGAACTATTAAAAAAAATGGCATCTATAAGAAATTTTGGAATATCAGGTCCAGAATCATTTGATAATTTGGGGATTAATGGTAAAAATTCTGAATTTCATGCTGCTATGGGGTTAGTAAATTTAAGACATATTGATTATATCTTAGAGAGAAGAAAAGATTTAGCTACTTATTACGACAAGAAATTAATAAACGTCAAAGCTGTAAAGCCTAAATGGAATAATTCTGCTACTGAAAACTACCCTTATTATGTCATACTTTTGGAGAGTGAAGAATTACTACTGAAAATAAAAAAGGGTTTAGATGATAACGAGATATTCACAAGACGTTATTTTTATCCATCTTTAGCAAATACGTTACCATACTTAAAAACTGTAGATTTGCAAGTGACAGATTCTATTGCTAAAAGAGCTTTATGCTTACCATTCTATGTTGATTTAACTGAAGAAGAAATAGATTTAATAGCTCGTTTAATCTTAAGATATCAAAATAATTAA
- a CDS encoding WbqC family protein, translating to MKKIAIMQPYFVPYIGYFQMIKAVDVFVFYDDVNFMKSGWVNRNRVLVNNEAKYLTVPLIGSSSNKLINDIEVRKDSKEFLNLHKILYQNYSKAPYFENVLPIINLILQDNPETISQLAIKSIISICEYLKIKTQFKVSSVDFINSKGLKRTERLLDICEKSQADQYINAIGGVELYDKKDFSDRKITLSFIKSQSITYKQFSNDFIPWLSIIDVLVFNSIEEINVMVDQYELI from the coding sequence ATGAAAAAAATTGCTATCATGCAACCTTATTTTGTTCCGTATATAGGTTATTTTCAGATGATTAAGGCTGTGGATGTGTTTGTTTTTTATGACGATGTAAATTTCATGAAAAGTGGTTGGGTTAATAGAAATAGAGTCTTGGTAAATAATGAGGCAAAATATTTGACAGTGCCTTTAATTGGTTCAAGTTCTAACAAATTGATTAACGATATTGAGGTTCGAAAAGATTCAAAAGAATTTTTGAATTTACATAAAATCTTGTATCAAAACTATTCAAAAGCTCCGTATTTCGAAAATGTTTTGCCAATTATTAATTTAATTTTACAAGATAATCCTGAGACTATTTCACAATTAGCTATTAAAAGCATAATATCCATTTGTGAATATTTAAAAATTAAGACTCAATTCAAAGTTTCTTCAGTAGATTTTATAAATTCCAAAGGATTAAAAAGAACAGAAAGATTACTAGATATCTGTGAAAAATCACAAGCAGATCAGTACATTAATGCTATAGGTGGTGTTGAATTATATGATAAGAAAGATTTTTCAGACAGAAAAATTACTTTGAGTTTTATCAAATCTCAATCTATTACTTACAAGCAGTTTAGTAATGACTTTATACCTTGGCTTTCTATTATTGATGTCTTAGTTTTTAATAGTATTGAAGAAATTAATGTAATGGTTGATCAATATGAATTAATTTAA